atctATTTGTGTAAAAATTCGCTATGTTTCTGTTTGTGTATataaagaaaaagcaaaaatttttacaaatctttTTGTGTATATTTCTCTACTTTGTTTCGTGAGGATTGCACATAATTTATACAAGACCTGTTGTAATAGAATAtcaagaatttaaatttcaagtttacattTGAATAAACTACAACTACAGTAGTTTCTCtactttgaaatttgaagtttgTGGTATTTCTAATCGGTAAACTTGCTTGTTTGGTTGCTATTGCATTGCATAGCATGCTACCTCtaggttagaaaaaaaaaaaaaaaacaaattatttcatccaTTGTGCTGATTTTAGTGTAAATGGATGGAAGAATATGTTCGATAGATTACACATGCAGCTACCAGTTTCATAGATTATAGAATATTTCCTTGTTGACTACCATTTGTCAGTGCATGTAAaccataaaattctcatatttttcgTTATCTTTATAATACAAGAAGATGGTTGGATGAAAAATTTAGTACGTATGATTATTAGGTAGAAGAAAGTTtggtaaaaaaaactatatggtagaaagaaaatttggtaaaaaaaaaaatagttggatgggaaatattggattggtttgtaaattaagacatttatatagaattttagataagtttaattaGACATTTGTGGTTATAGCATTaaataacaattgaaaaaatataatttttttaatctataatttaattagaatatgattaatatataatattatgaatagtaaaatatgataaaataaaatattttcataattaaaaaaattaaaatatttttaaaattattaattactcatgaataaatgaataatcaaatgtagagatttatgaataatctaatgtgaatagtcaaagtcaaatttatcttttatcattttattatcatataatgaaaaatggcTATTTCAATATGAAgacttatgtgaatggaatagttaaaagttaaatttatcttacattcataaaaaatgtactttaattttaactaatccaataagagtaTTATGAGGAGGATTACCAGAAACTCTGTGAAGATAGAAaccaaaatttacaaaaagGAGAAGGAATAAACagaaaatagaaacagaaaTTCTCAGAGTTTACCTGCCGTCGGTTGAAGATATTGCAAGTGGTGGGGAGAGACATTCGGCTGAGGGCGAGTTTACCTACTggttaattttttcaaagctttCGAAATAATATTGTAATGGGGGAGGGACAGACATTTGGAGGGAGGGAGAGCATTCATTCGATGTACGCAAGTTCAAATTGAGTTTTCTTAGAATGCTACGTGTTGACCATCTATTGACTGGTGGAAAATTGGGTTTTAAACCCATCCGGCTGCTTGCTTTTCCCATCCTGTTACCGTCTTCTTTCGATAATTTCCCCCATTATTCAATAGACGTCGTTTTATGtccaaagaaaataaacttcGTGACCCTGCACAGAAActctagaagaagaagaaggggacGAAGACGAAGGGGAAATGGCAATTGCACGAACTGGAGTGTATGTCGACGACTATTTAGAGTGTAATCATCCCCAAAGCCCCTCTAATTTTTCTCCAAAACTCTCTCCTAATTTATTCTgttaaaaacctaaaatctgaaatttctacAGATGCAAGCACATTACCCGCTGAGCTTCAGAGGCTTCTTAATACTATCCGAGAACTCGATGAACGGTCCCAATGTAATTCCCCAAATTCTTCAATATTTCAGttagttataattttattttgcatatctATTTCATGTGTGTCTGCTcgtgattttttgttttgttttgttttttgttattatattttgggtGAAAGCGATGATAAACCAGACGAGGCAGCAGACGAAGTACTGCTTGGGACTGGCTTCACAGAGCTTAAAGAAAGGGAACTAcaatagtaatactaataataaCTACTATTATAATGCCAATTATAATAATCAGGATGAGGAGGTGGCAATTGAGAAAATTCGAAAGGATGTCGAGTCGAATCAGGACAGTGCATTGAGTTTATGCACCGAAAAAGTTTTGTTAGCACGACAAGCTTATGACCTGGTAGGCTCCTTTTTACTATTAATGGATTTGTATTGGGGTAttcctaaattttattattctcttcTGTAATTGGTGAGGCCATCTGTTATGGTCGCTGTAGGTTTTGATGGCTGAAGGTTTTGTGCTTTTCTCGACATGCTTAGAATGCCTCTAGTTCACGATAGTGTGACTGATTTGCTCTACTAGTTGGTTTTGTTCGATATATGGTATTTGTAGTTGAAAGAGGAATCCAAATTGGACAATACATTTTTGGGGCTAAAGCGTTCTAAAATTACTGTGtggttgttgttggttttttttttttcagaaacaGGATAATACACCAAATTTTATTTAGAGGCTTAGAGCCCCCACTGAGGAATACCATGTTacacttgtcaaaaaaaaaaaaggaaagcttgcggttacaaaattctcaaaagcAAGGATTTGAAATCTAAGAAACCACACAATTACAACCAACTAACAGGGAGTAAAATTTGACAAGTGTAGTGCTGAAATTTAACATGCATGGAAGAGCTCAAAATCAGGATATCCTGCCATAAACATATTAGCATGGTAGGGAGGATGAACGTCAAGTGAGCTACCAAAATGCTGAATCAGTTTCAATAGTGACTAGAGAGATGTCAAAgtgcaaacaaaataaaagggcTGTGCAAAGTTGATAATTCAGCAATAATGTTAGTTCCTTGTCCCAAAAACTAAGAAAAACCAAATATTAGCTGACCAGAATGATCTCACAAAAGACCACAACCAGATTGAATAAGCTGCACTTTTTGAGCTCTCAAAGTGCATATCTGACTATAGGATTGTTGTGTTTAACTTTatttaagcaattttttttttattggaaaagtTTATCTGGAGTGTTATTCAAGTCAAGGTCCATCATATCATTACAACTTGGTAATAGTTTTATTCTATTAGGTTAATGTTTCTGATATATCAAATTGGATTTATATGTGCACACATACTTGTGATTtaaatgcttaattaattactaatttatttGAATTGCACTTTCTACACGTCAAATACTTGTCAAACAGAGCTTGAATATATGCTTCCAATGAAATTCAGTCTGTCCTCTCTATGATGGctctccataattttttttcctccatgtATTATATAGTTTTTAGAGGTGTTTAGAATTTTATGCGACTCTTAGCATTATAAGGATGGAATGCAATTAGCTGAGACTCCCCCATCTTCCCCtaattttttgtgaataaaCTCACTGGATCTGTTCGATAGAATGTATAAACAGATAAATTACAGGTGATCAAAGCTGATATTTTTGGCATCATATGGATGTCATTAACTTGAACGCAACACTGAGATCACTCGAGGGACACATTGACATTGTAGCACGAGCATCCTTGGCATATCAGCATTGGTAGTGATATGTAAGCATGGGATTATTTTGtggaaataaaatttgtttctCTACCCTAAAGAATATCTAACTCCACTTTTGTTAATTGTAAGTCTGCCTGTTGCACATAGAACAACCATGAATAAATGTCTCGCAATTTTCAATACCTACATTTATGTATCTGTTTCTTCATAGTTGGTTTTTAAAGTTTCTTGAGTTTGGGATTATCGCATATGATAATTCACTCAACCAGTGGTGGGTTCTTTACTATATTGCATGACCTTAGAGCCTGTTTTGTGGATTCTTTTTTAACCTGCAGTTTTTTCCCCTTAGGTTAGTAACCTACAGCTTCATATACTGTGGGTTTTGAGCATCCTCTTCTATCACTAGAGACCTTAAGTTCTTGTAATTTGCATTTGCTTCAGATAGATAGCCATGTTAAAAGACTTGATGAGGACCTGAACAATTTTGCTGAAGATCTAAAGCAAGGTAGCTAAATTTCTATGTTATATTGTATAATGTCTTCAATGATTTTGAAAGAAGTTCAATTCCTTTATATCAAACTATTAGAAGCTTTTTTGACTGAAAGCACATAGAAGACACCAAAGAATTAATCTGCTTTGAAAGTGGAAAAGTTTATTACCTATctcatgttttgttttcttttcatattttccaattttcttcAGAGGGAAAACTAGCTCCAGATGAACGGGTATTTCTACCCCCACTACCTATAGCCCCTAAAAGTGAGAAACGCAAGTCATTCTATGGAACACCTCAAGCAAAAAGGCTGGATTACAGGGATAGGGATTGGGATCGGGAGCGTGATAGGGATTTTGAACTCATGCCTCCTCCAGGAAGCCATAGAAAGGAATTTGCTGCCCCAGTGGATGTTGATCAACCTATTGATCCAAACGAACCCACCTACTGTGTCTGTCATCAGGTCCTGACTTCTGTTTCAGTTTTGTTTGGTCATATTCAATTTGAAAGCTTTTTTGGAGAATTtatcaggattttttttttccaactgcTTTTATTCGTTTACTAATGTACTATAATTATCTTGATCTTTTAGGTGTCATTTGGAGATATGATTGCTTGTGACAATGAAAACGTGAGTATCATTTTCTGAGCCTTGTTTTTATCTTCCTCTTGTTATCTAGTTATAATATTACTTACGGCTTCTTTTTACTTAGATGGCAACAATGCATTAGATACAAAAGTTTGATTAACCAATAACAAGTCTCAGCTGTAGCCACTTGAAAAAATTTGCAGAAATGCTTGTGTGGGTCCACACTCCatatttaggccttgtttattttcataactcctctcaacttatctcatctcatcttatctaatcattacaactttttcaaattcccatataaaataaaataaataattcaactttttcaaatctcaaaataaaaataatattaaaaaaatattctaacaatattttattcaacttttaactttaatattaactcatctcatttgcgaaaacaaacgaggccttaatttGATTTAGTTCATTGTGGGAGATCTTAAAAACTATACAATAACTGCATTAGTAAAGACCGCATGAATTGAAGACATTCAATTATGGATTAGCGACTACTAAATCAGTTCTCTCTTtagattttatcttttattcccCCCACTAGTGGCTTCAATGTAAAATGAAAGGAACTTGAGATATCTTAAAACTGGCACCTTGTAGTTTGTGGATTGCTTTCTCTGCATGAGGATTGTTGCCGGCACTTTCTATATATCCATGATTCCATATTAACAAACAATGTCAAGGACTCGGGATCCATCAGTGTATaatgtatattttgaaaatttctcttCTGAGAGACTGAGAGTACAAGTTCACCTTTCTGTCGCGAGATCCTGCATTAGTCAACCCTTGTGTGGATTGAAAAAACATAGTTTGTATGTTATCATTATTTTACTCTATACACTTGTGTGGATTAGCTAACCCTTTATAAGTTGGCAGTGCCGAGGAGGTGAATGGTTCCATTACTCCTGTGTGGGGCTGACACCGGAGACAAGATTCAAAGGAAAATGGTATTGTCCAACCTGCAAACTGTTGCCCGAATGTCAATAATATTTGCACGATTGAAGCTGCTTGGGGATTTGGGGAAAAGTGGGAGGAAAAGTGCTTTTTAACTATAATATGATTAATATGTCTTGTTACTAACAAAGTTTTGGTGCACTAAATGCCCACAAATATCCCGTCGATTCTTCCTACGCCCCAAGAAAAAAAGTAGATGAGGTCGTATATAGTTCATGAGCAAATATTTCCTTCAAAcaattttggagaaaattataaaactccAATCATATAAATTGCCAATTGCATGAGATTTTTTTGTGTTATAAATTGAATCAAAGGTGTGAGATTAGAAAGTAGTATCTCATAATATCtctaaataatagtgaaatagtttgtaaatggTGGTAAAATTGTATgagaataatagtgaaatactctgaaaatatatgagaacAATTGTGTTCTCAAACGTAATTATGGTATAGTAAGActttgtttgaatgttgagatgagatgataaatatgtaaatagtaacaAAATGAATTGAGTTAAAAGGTTTTAaggagttttggaaaatgtgagagaaatgagaaaaagttgattaaaaatattataaagttgaaatattattaaaatattatttttattttgatatttgaaaagtttgaattgctttttgtattttgtttagaagtttgagaaagtttattgattaggaaattattatatgaaaaaagttaagatttgaaattgaaaaatatttatgtttgagtggtgtttggatgttgagatgtaatgagatgagactaactcaacatccaaataggGCCTAAGGAGATGCTTGGAGAATAGAACGAGATGataattatgtgaataatagtgagataatttgtaaatagtaatgaaatgattgaattaaactttttattgtgttttggaaaataagaaaaaaatttaaattaaaatattataaaattaaaatattgttataatataatttttattttgaaatttgaaaatgtaataCCATattatgtgttttgtttgtaagtttgataaaattataaggaATAGTTAacgattaaatgaaaaaattcaaaattcaaaattcaaaaaacatttGTGTTTGtatgatgtttgaaaataaaattataaaaaaaaatttgagacgagattaaataaaatgatatgagttTCCCAAACAAGTCCTAAGCGTGTAACACAAAATATGCCTTTTTAAATAGCGCACTGTGATTTAATTTTAGTTGGAAGGAAATCAATATCCAAAAGgaaatatttaaaggaaaatattaatattataaccacaaagagattataaaaGTAATTCTATAAGCTAATGTGTTCTGATGTGACTTCTGATtataatgtcatttttattataaagtaaatctaaaaaatcaaataaaaccattttaatttatataaatatttttgtataatctatttgtgACTAACACTCTCAATCTTAAAATAGGATGTGGTCCTTTTGCACCCCGCAATCCAAATTTGTCGCATTAATGTTTTTATGATATGTAAAATTGACTCGCCatgcataaaaaatgaaagaattgattttataaaataataattttatatataattgtgaaatgcgtaaataccgtataattaaaaaatgaaagaagttaGATCCAATCATATTTCACTAGATTCGAGGGTTTGGAGTGATTATGGTATTTATTAGGTATTAGTCtcgattaattaatataatgaaGTCCTTTTAGAAGAATGGAAATTTGGATGAGCTGTCAGCATTAAAGCAATGAGCCCATGATGTATGTTGTATTTgaatttcaacttatctcaaattaattgatagaatttactatattttcaatttattataaaaagtttaaatttatctcaacctattttatGAATTCAAACATATCTTAAGGAGATTTACAAAATACGactatacaaatcatttaaGTCTATCTCTGTATCTAAATACAGCCATAATTACAATATCAAGATTTGGGATCTAAGATCTTGTTTGTAATcagaactcaactcatttcatattatctaattattataatttttttaaatttataaataaaataataataaagaattcaattttttgaaatcctaaaataaaaataatattttatttaaatttaaacttttatgtcatttgaactcattatcaaaaccttccaaaatagatttttattgaGTAGGAatcattgttttattttattcgaTATTGaagatttaattttaactacACAGAGAGAATTATATGTTtgcattttaacttatttacatTCCCTCACCCCCTTTGTGAGTCTGtatttcattttgataaaaattaaaaacgagGAGGCATTGTTTAGTTGTAGACTTGTCTTTTGCAAATTTGCTCAAATCCA
This genomic interval from Juglans regia cultivar Chandler chromosome 3, Walnut 2.0, whole genome shotgun sequence contains the following:
- the LOC108983592 gene encoding PHD finger protein ING2-like isoform X3, translated to MINQTRQQTKYCLGLASQSLKKGNYNSNTNNNYYYNANYNNQDEEVAIEKIRKDVESNQDSALSLCTEKVLLARQAYDLIDSHVKRLDEDLNNFAEDLKQEGKLAPDERVFLPPLPIAPKSEKRKSFYGTPQAKRLDYRDRDWDRERDRDFELMPPPGSHRKEFAAPVDVDQPIDPNEPTYCVCHQVSFGDMIACDNENCRGGEWFHYSCVGLTPETRFKGKWYCPTCKLLPECQ
- the LOC108983592 gene encoding PHD finger protein ING2-like isoform X2 — translated: MAIARTGVYVDDYLEYASTLPAELQRLLNTIRELDERSQSMINQTRQQTKYCLGLASQSLKKGNYNSNTNNNYYYNANYNNQDEEVAIEKIRKDVESNQDSALSLCTEKVLLARQAYDLIDSHVKRLDEDLNNFAEDLKQEGKLAPDERVFLPPLPIAPKSEKRKSFYGTPQAKRLDYRDRDWDRERDRDFELMPPPGSHRKEFAAPVDVDQPIDPNEPTYCVCHQVSFGDMIACDNENLAVPRR
- the LOC108983592 gene encoding PHD finger protein ING2-like isoform X1 codes for the protein MAIARTGVYVDDYLEYASTLPAELQRLLNTIRELDERSQSMINQTRQQTKYCLGLASQSLKKGNYNSNTNNNYYYNANYNNQDEEVAIEKIRKDVESNQDSALSLCTEKVLLARQAYDLIDSHVKRLDEDLNNFAEDLKQEGKLAPDERVFLPPLPIAPKSEKRKSFYGTPQAKRLDYRDRDWDRERDRDFELMPPPGSHRKEFAAPVDVDQPIDPNEPTYCVCHQVSFGDMIACDNENCRGGEWFHYSCVGLTPETRFKGKWYCPTCKLLPECQ